In one Silene latifolia isolate original U9 population chromosome 10, ASM4854445v1, whole genome shotgun sequence genomic region, the following are encoded:
- the LOC141607283 gene encoding uncharacterized protein LOC141607283, translating into MSKGKFNAYFNGIKSDLRQEVLQISGMVEGSMPFKYLGVPIKTTRLKLQDCKPLIDKIVQKIRNLGARKLSYAGRLVLVQSVLNTLYNYWASMFILPQGVINKIESICRNFLWDGGVDYKRTPLISWEKICKPKIEGGLGLKQDTLWNQTAVGKLVWWIASKSDHLWVKWVNQIYIKGGEWLDYCPSPNSSWAWRKICQIKDILCSHYQKQVWTQDKPYSIARGYELLRTIGERLDWTALVWNKLTIPKHGFLSWMYHHDSLNTNAKLHRLGIIEDDTYYVCGLEAESSQHLFFECIYSKQVLQYVEILIGIPFPSQDAGNWRLAMTGTDLWKDVINAYYNACIYHIWKQRNQAKHEHTILHPQKLASLIGREMKTRILSSPLILMGNRDRSLVERIQQAQT; encoded by the coding sequence ATGAGCAAAGGGAAATTCAATGCCTATTTTAATGGGATCAAAAGTGACTTAAGACAAGAAGTTTTGCAAATATCAGGTATGGTTGAAGGGTCTATGCCTTTTAAATATCTTGGGGTCCCTATCAAAACCACTAGACTGAAGCTTCAGGATTGTAAGCCTCTTATTGATAAAATTGTTCAAAAGATTAGGAATTTAGGGGCAAGGAAGCTTTCTTATGCAGGAAGATTGGTTTTGGTGCAGTCTGTTCTTAATACCCTATATAACTACTGGGCTAGTATGTTCATCCTCCCTCAAGGGGTGATTAACAAAATTGAGTCCATTTGCAGGAATTTCTTGTGGGATGGGGGTGTGGATTATAAAAGGACCCCTTTGATTTCTTGGGAAAAAATTTGTAAACCAAAGATTGAAGGGGGACTTGGCTTAAAGCAGGACACTTTGTGGAATCAAACTGCTGTGGGGAAACTGGTTTGGTGGATTGCCTCTAAATCTGACCATCTTTGGGTCAAATGGGTCAACCAAATATACATAAAAGGAGGGGAATGGCTTGATTATTGTCCTAGCCCTAACTCAAGCTGGGCTTGGAGGAAAATCTGTCAAATTAAAGACATCCTATGCAGTCACTATCAGAAGCAAGTTTGGACACAAGATAAGCCATATTCTATAGCCAGAGGGTATGAGTTGTTAAGAACCATAGGGGAGAGACTTGATTGGACGGCTCTGGTTTGGAACAAACTCACGATTCCAAAACATGGGTTTCTATCTTGGATGTACCACCATGACAGCCTAAATACGAATGCTAAGCTACATAGATTGGGGATTATTGAGGATGATACCTACTATGTGTGTGGCTTAGAAGCTGAGAGCAGTCAACACCTCTTTTTTGAGTGCATATACAGTAAACAGGTTCTTCAATATGTTGAGATATTGATTGGAATCCCCTTCCCTTCTCAAGATGCTGGTAACTGGAGATTAGCGATGACAGGGACTGATCTGTGGAAGGATGTGATAAATGCATATTACAATGCTTGTATTTATCACATATGGAAACAAAGAAATCAAGCCAAGCATGAACATACCATTTTGCATCCGCAGAAACTGGCGAGCTTGATAGGCAGGGAGATGAAGACTCGCATCTTAAGTTCTCCCCTGATTCTCATGGGAAATCGAGATAGGAGCTTAGTGGAACGAATTCAACAAGCCCAAACATGA